A stretch of the Cytophagia bacterium CHB2 genome encodes the following:
- a CDS encoding fumarylacetoacetate hydrolase family protein, with translation MDVFHAETFDEVFTTLREFRPLHDLILSEPYTFQVPIARPQKILCIGRNYREHAAELKNPLPSEPIVFGKSPSAMIPHQEAVRLPKNLGAIHHEAELAVVIGKTGANIAANAARDFIAGYTILNDVTARELQKKDTAAGLPWFRAKNLDTFCPIGPYLIPAGCVADPQALELKLTINGETRQRGSTADMIFPVTELISYLSRFCTLQPGDIIATGTPEGVGPLQSGDTMVASITGFGDLVNPVI, from the coding sequence ATGGATGTGTTTCACGCCGAAACGTTCGATGAAGTTTTCACGACGCTGCGGGAGTTCCGGCCGCTGCACGATTTGATTTTAAGCGAGCCGTATACGTTTCAGGTTCCGATCGCGCGACCGCAGAAGATACTTTGTATCGGGCGCAATTATCGCGAACATGCCGCGGAATTGAAAAACCCTTTGCCGAGTGAGCCGATTGTCTTTGGCAAATCGCCTTCGGCGATGATTCCGCACCAGGAGGCTGTGCGCCTGCCCAAAAATCTCGGCGCGATTCATCATGAAGCCGAGCTGGCCGTTGTTATCGGCAAAACGGGCGCAAATATTGCGGCCAACGCTGCGCGAGATTTCATCGCCGGTTATACCATTCTCAATGATGTCACCGCACGCGAGTTGCAGAAGAAAGATACCGCTGCCGGGTTGCCCTGGTTTCGCGCCAAAAATCTGGATACCTTTTGTCCCATCGGACCTTATCTCATTCCGGCCGGTTGTGTTGCCGATCCGCAAGCGCTCGAGCTCAAACTCACCATTAATGGCGAAACCCGCCAACGCGGCTCGACCGCGGATATGATTTTCCCCGTCACCGAATTGATCAGTTATCTCTCGCGTTTTTGTACGCTGCAACCTGGCGACATCATCGCCACGGGCACGCCGGAAGGCGTTGGCCCGCTGCAATCCGGCGATACCATGGTCGCGAGCATCACGGGTTTCGGCGATCTGGTGAATCCGGTTATCTAA
- a CDS encoding threonine/serine dehydratase, giving the protein MLSDTYPTLEAIQKNREQLGNLIIETPVWQWQSQRAQRLFGENTEIFFKLELWQHTGSFKPRGALTSMFALSPEQLARGVTAVSAGNHAAAVGYAASVFKTTAKVVMPQRSDATRIALCRSYGAEVVLVDDVHAAFDAVKLIEQAEERTFIHPFEGPKVALGTATVGWEFCRQCPALDAVIVPIGGGGLCAGIAAAVKQMLPNCQVFGVEPLGADSMHRSFASGKPEAIEKVTTIADSLGAPHAAPYSFALCRKFVDELVRVDDDQLCESLYLLYRDMKLAVEPAGAASTAALLGPLRQKLAGRKVGLIVCGANLATQKFAEYLQRGETIFTSKF; this is encoded by the coding sequence ATGTTGAGCGATACTTATCCCACCCTCGAAGCTATTCAGAAAAACCGCGAGCAATTGGGGAATCTCATCATTGAAACGCCCGTTTGGCAATGGCAGAGTCAGCGCGCACAGCGGTTGTTTGGCGAAAACACGGAAATTTTTTTCAAATTGGAATTATGGCAGCACACCGGAAGCTTCAAGCCGCGCGGCGCGCTTACCTCAATGTTTGCCTTATCGCCGGAACAACTGGCGCGCGGCGTGACGGCGGTGAGCGCCGGCAATCACGCCGCCGCTGTGGGTTATGCCGCCTCCGTCTTCAAGACCACGGCTAAAGTCGTCATGCCTCAGCGCTCGGATGCAACTCGTATCGCGCTGTGCAGGTCATACGGCGCAGAAGTGGTATTGGTCGATGATGTGCATGCTGCATTTGATGCGGTAAAGTTGATCGAGCAAGCGGAAGAGAGAACATTTATTCATCCGTTTGAAGGGCCTAAGGTGGCGTTGGGCACGGCAACCGTGGGCTGGGAGTTTTGCCGGCAATGCCCGGCACTCGATGCCGTCATAGTCCCGATTGGCGGCGGCGGGCTTTGCGCCGGCATTGCTGCGGCCGTGAAACAAATGCTTCCGAATTGCCAGGTATTTGGCGTCGAACCGTTGGGCGCGGATTCGATGCATCGCAGTTTCGCCTCCGGCAAGCCTGAGGCCATTGAAAAAGTCACGACAATTGCCGATAGTCTTGGCGCACCGCATGCCGCGCCTTACAGTTTTGCATTATGCCGGAAATTCGTTGATGAATTGGTTCGCGTCGATGATGATCAGTTGTGCGAGTCGCTGTATTTGCTTTATCGCGACATGAAATTGGCGGTTGAGCCGGCGGGCGCAGCCTCAACGGCGGCATTGCTCGGGCCGCTGCGCCAAAAGCTTGCGGGCAGGAAAGTGGGGTTAATCGTTTGCGGCGCAAATTTGGCAACGCAAAAGTTTGCGGAATATCTGCAACGCGGCGAAACGATTTTTACTTCCAAATTTTGA